From a single Rutidosis leptorrhynchoides isolate AG116_Rl617_1_P2 chromosome 5, CSIRO_AGI_Rlap_v1, whole genome shotgun sequence genomic region:
- the LOC139850432 gene encoding lysine histidine transporter 1-like encodes MVSDNAIATQDQQYGDNKVDNRTEKEKAIDAWLPITSSRNAKWWYSAFHNVTAMVGAGVLSLPYAMSELGWGPGVAVLIISWVVTLYTLWQMVEMHEMVPGKRFDRYHELGQHAFGEKLGLYIVVPQQLIVEVGVNIVYMVTGGKSLKKFHDVVCDKNCKDIKLTYFIMIFASVHFVLSHLPNLNSISGVSLAAAVMSLSYSTIAWSASLNKGVQPDVQYGYKAKSTIGTVFNFFSALGDVAFAYAGHNVVLEIQATIPSTPEKPSKGPMWKGVVVAYIVVAICYFPVALIGYYIFGNGVSDNILISLNKPTWLIAMANLFVVVHVIGSYQIYAMPVFDMIETVLVKKLNFAPSFTLRFITRNIYVAFTMFIGICFPFFGGLLGFFGGFAFAPTTYFLPCIMWLSIYKPKKWSLSWITNWICIAFGVSLMVLSPIGGLRSIIVQAKTYKFFS; translated from the exons ATGGTTAGCGATAACGCCATAGCCACACAGGATCAACAATATGGTGATAACAAG GTTGACAACAGAACAGAAAAGGAGAAAGCCATAGATGCCTGGCTACCAATTACGTCATCTAGGAACGCAAAATGGTGGTACTCAGCGTTCCACAACGTTACGGCTATGGTTGGAGCCGGTGTCCTTAGTCTCCCTTATGCAATGTCCGAACTCGGATG GGGTCCTGGTGTAGCAGTTTTAATAATATCATGGGTTGTGACACTATACACATTATGGCAAATGGTTGAAATGCATGAAATGGTACCGGGAAAACGATTTGACCGATACCATGAGCTCGGTCAACATGCTTTCGGAGAGAAACTTGGTCTTTATATTGTGGTTCCACAACAACTTATTGTTGAAGTTGGAGTTAACATTGTTTATATGGTTACTGGAGGAAAATCATTGAAGAAATTTCATGATGTAGTATGCGATAAAAACTGTAAAGACATCAAGCTTACCTATTTCATCATGATATTCGCTTCTGTGCATTTTGTTCTTTCCCATCTTCCCAATCTCAATTCCATCTCTGGTGTGTCGTTGGCTGCTGCCGTCATGTCCCTCAG TTACTCGACCATTGCATGGTCAGCTTCTTTGAACAAGGGAGTGCAACCGGATGTACAATATGGATACAAAGCTAAGAGCACAATTGGGACCGTGTTTAACTTCTTTAGTGCATTGGGTGACGTTGCTTTTGCATACGCTGGTCACAACGTGGTGTTGGAAATCCAAGCAACAATTCCATCAACCCCCGAGAAGCCTTCAAAGGGTCCTATGTGGAAGGGAGTAGTCGTTGCCTATATCGTCGTTGCTATATGCTATTTTCCCGTTGCTCTTATTGGGTACTATATTTTCGGAAATGGAGTCTCGGATAACATTCTAATCAGTTTGAATAAGCCTACATGGTTAATCGCCATGGCTAATTTGTTCGTTGTGGTTCACGTCATTGGTAGCTACCAG ATCTATGCAATGCCGGTATTTGATATGATTGAAACTGTTTTGGTAAAGAAGTTGAACTTCGCCCCTAGCTTTACGCTTCGGTTTATTACGAGAAATATCTATGTTG CATTTACAATGTTCATAGGTATCTGCTTCCCTTTCTTCGGTGGACTACTTGGTTTCTTTGGAGGATTTGCGTTCGCTCCAACAACATACTTC TTGCCTTGCATTATGTGGCTTTCCATCTATAAACCCAAAAAGTGGAGCTTATCCTGGATTACTAACTGG ATATGTATCGCATTTGGAGTTTCATTGATGGTCTTATCACCTATTGGAGGTTTAAGGTCGATCATCGTTCAAGCCAAAACCTACAAGTTTTTCTCATAA